A genomic window from Halomonas sp. LR3S48 includes:
- a CDS encoding LuxR C-terminal-related transcriptional regulator encodes MDFRIFLVTAINPQSKLFIEHLQLQLEHEVVAVDTETMPSLGEGKDILVILDLDHLSEATMQRWQAAADGKENISLAAFNVRDEGHAVELLSSLNLQGIFYRNDNVELICKGIEALHSGSLWMSRTLMSRMIQLLRRQQMNSYRPACGLTQRELEIIGLLGTGATNSEIAEKLFVSEHTVKSHLYNIFRKIKVHNRLQAMNWARRNLFSVPPSCKREARH; translated from the coding sequence ATGGATTTCCGGATTTTTCTGGTCACCGCCATCAATCCCCAATCTAAGCTGTTCATCGAGCATCTTCAGCTCCAACTGGAGCATGAGGTCGTTGCTGTCGACACCGAGACCATGCCATCCCTGGGTGAGGGAAAGGACATCCTGGTGATTCTCGACCTGGATCATTTGAGCGAAGCGACCATGCAGCGCTGGCAGGCCGCAGCAGATGGCAAGGAGAACATCAGTCTTGCTGCCTTCAACGTGCGTGATGAAGGGCACGCCGTGGAGCTGCTCTCGTCTCTCAATCTACAGGGAATTTTCTACCGTAATGACAACGTCGAGCTGATCTGCAAGGGAATCGAAGCGCTTCACAGCGGCAGCCTCTGGATGTCGCGAACCTTGATGTCACGCATGATCCAGTTACTGCGCCGCCAGCAGATGAACTCCTACCGTCCGGCCTGTGGATTGACACAGCGCGAGCTGGAAATCATCGGGCTTCTCGGTACGGGAGCCACCAACTCGGAAATCGCCGAGAAACTGTTCGTCAGCGAACATACCGTGAAATCTCATCTCTATAATATCTTTAGGAAAATCAAGGTTCATAACCGCCTGCAGGCGATGAACTGGGCCAGACGGAACCTGTTCAGTGTGCCTCCTAGCTGCAAGCGGGAAGCGAGGCACTGA
- a CDS encoding LuxR C-terminal-related transcriptional regulator — protein sequence MFPVLFVRSGKVYQEKGNINQGIKSMELGKGIILLATESNPQTQLFVCYIHEKLQRELYIVPPEVPEGAVDLMEEVGGSRIIVLLDIDHLEEAVMQAWQAQYQHQPGWVLTAFNIKNEEHATQLLSLIELKGVFYRNDSLEMICKGIQRLLEDDFWLSRSLMTRLIDFYRRQQINCYRPACGITQRELEIIGLLGSGASNTKIAELLFVSEHTVKSHLYNIFRKIKVNNRMQAVNWARQNLAPPPPQALRRCDRASSSH from the coding sequence ATGTTTCCAGTCCTTTTCGTCAGATCCGGCAAGGTTTACCAAGAAAAAGGGAATATCAATCAGGGGATAAAGAGCATGGAACTTGGAAAAGGGATTATCCTGCTAGCTACCGAAAGCAACCCACAAACTCAGCTTTTCGTCTGTTACATACACGAGAAGCTGCAACGCGAATTGTATATCGTACCACCAGAGGTGCCTGAAGGTGCTGTCGATCTCATGGAAGAAGTGGGCGGTTCTCGTATTATTGTACTTCTGGATATCGACCATCTTGAAGAAGCGGTCATGCAGGCATGGCAGGCACAATATCAACATCAGCCAGGATGGGTGTTGACGGCTTTCAATATAAAGAATGAAGAACATGCCACGCAGTTGCTCAGCCTCATAGAGCTGAAAGGCGTCTTTTACCGCAACGATAGCCTCGAAATGATCTGTAAAGGGATCCAACGCCTGCTGGAAGACGATTTCTGGCTGTCGCGCTCGCTGATGACGCGATTGATCGACTTTTACCGCCGCCAGCAGATCAACTGCTATCGCCCCGCCTGCGGCATCACGCAACGCGAGCTGGAGATCATCGGCCTGCTCGGTTCCGGCGCCTCCAATACCAAGATCGCCGAGCTTCTCTTTGTAAGTGAGCATACGGTGAAATCACATCTTTATAATATTTTTCGCAAGATCAAGGTCAACAACCGCATGCAGGCCGTGAACTGGGCCCGCCAGAACTTGGCGCCCCCTCCCCCGCAGGCGCTACGACGGTGCGATAGAGCCTCATCCAGTCACTGA